A genome region from Purpureocillium takamizusanense chromosome 8, complete sequence includes the following:
- a CDS encoding uncharacterized protein (EggNog:ENOG503P1PE~COG:S), with product MSLFNITEHTIPASHIREFARATATSQDETLLLAVKQYVPKDNPTPQRGDLTVIGAHANGFPKELYEPLWDEFYHEAQRLGIRIRSIFIADAAWQGRSGILNEGKLGNDPGWNDYARDIIQLVNHFRPPPPLLAVGHSFGGNSLTNAALLHPRLFSVGLVLLDPVIGHYDYNPSTVRLSPAALSVNRRDVWPSRDEAAASFRRSKFYQAWDPRVLDRWIEFGLRDVAPAAATAATPVTLATTKHQEIFTFLRPSWPAFNADGSKVIHQERCPDLDDTLNPSVSNWPLYRAEGGNTMVRLPSVRPAVLYIIGGQSFTTQPDVVCERTAITGTGTGGSGGAAQSRVKQVTHPDHGHLIPMEAPAYCARHAAEWAKGELDRWWAEEKEYDEWTKKPLAEKTTVSDEYRRYLGVKDGNGTRTQPKPKI from the exons ATGTCACTCTTCAACATCACCGAACACACCATCCCGGCATCTCACATCCGCGAATTTGCTCGCGCGACCGCCACATCCCAGGACGAGACCCTGCTCCTAGCCGTGAAGCAATATGTGCCCAAGGACAACCCGACGCCGCAAAGGGGCGACCTGACCGTCATCGGCGCGCACGCCAACGGCTTCCCCAAG GAGCTATATGAACCCCTGTGGGACGAGTTCTACCACGAAGCGCAGAGGCTCGGCATCCGCATCCGCAGCAtcttcatcgccgacgccgcgtgGCAGGGCCGCAGCGGCATCCTCAACGAGGGCAAGCTAGGCAATGACC ccgGCTGGAACGACTACGCCCGCGACATCATCCAGCTCGTCAACCACTTTCGCCCCCCACCGCCtcttctcgccgtcggccactCCTTCGGCGGAAACTCCctcaccaacgccgccctcctccacccgcgcctcttctccgtcggcctcgtcctcctcgacccCGTCATCGGCCACTACGACTACAACCCCTCCACCGTCCGCCTCAGTCCCGCCGCCCTCAGCGTCAACCGCCGCGACGTCTGGCCctcgcgcgacgaggccgccgcctcctttcGCAGGAGCAAATTCTATCAGGCCTGGGACccgcgcgtcctcgaccgcTGGATCGAATTCGGCCTGCGCGATGTCgcccccgctgctgctaccgccgccacgcccgtgACGCTCGCGACTACCAAGCACCAGGAAATCTTCACCTTCCTGCGCCCCAGCTGGCCCGCCTtcaacgccgacggctccAAGGTCATCCACCAAGAGCGCTGCCCGGACCTCGACGATACCCTCAACCCCTCCGTCTCCAACTGGCCGCTGtaccgcgccgagggcggcaacaCCATGGTCCGCCTGCCAAGCGTTCGCCCGGCCGTGCTCTACATCATTGGCGGGCAGAGCTTCACCACCCAGCCTGACGTCGTCTGCGAGCGCACTGCCATCAccggcacgggcacgggcggcagcgggggTGCCGCCCAGAGCCGCGTCAAGCAGGTGACGCACCCGGATCACGGACACTTGATTCCCATGGAGGCTCCGGCGTACTGCGCCAGGCATGCCGCCGAGtgggccaagggcgagctggaTCGTTGGTgggccgaggagaaggagtACGACGAGTGGACCAAAAAGCCCCTGGCTGAGAAGACGACAGTGAGCGACGAATACAGGCGGTATCTGGGTGTAAAAGATGGCAACGGGACAAGGACACAGCCGAAGCCAAAGATATAG
- a CDS encoding uncharacterized protein (COG:J~EggNog:ENOG503NU0D) — MADRGGRGGRGRGGSDRGSGRGRGSAERGRGRGGGSRGSYRGDSPGLGYGGGDSGRGRGGGSRGAYRGDSPGPGYGSGDSGRGRGGYSRGGARGGRGGRGGRAENPELSKTYSMNGTYPSPDPSITAIEDMIVSSQSGSLTGLTSQLGKVSLESGRAGSSSSTTSTDLFPLRPAFGSTGRPVSLWTNYFRVNANPTVLFRYHLEFAQVTTETTGDNAQTESTKSARDVKGRKLYLAVEAALKTLRGTDRSIVLATEYKSQLISLKKLVLAENPFQIRLPVETSQTKVDVIDVTVHGPSEAPLDSLLAYMASMRDGPNDGIFPKYPDAVDALNVILGHGPRSKLNDVAAVGSSRFFPFGANKATASLNHDGHLLMAARGFFQSARIGTGRLLLNANVTHGVFRVSGKVDRLFEDLELRPVMTSDRYGLRVMKAVGKFMPKTRVWADFMLSDGRKVRKAKTIHGLVAATELTKKGKAAATEKPLKFTRNYEYPGPKEVEFWLEVSGNGRYISVYDYFLMKYKMQLKDLPLINLGRADKPTLFPAEMIEIQPGQSVKAKLTMSETTAMLDIACRTPYANALSISGDARNTLGLDDESLSSFGVSVDKSLLTVHGRVLNIPMLSLMTEKKRADEFMPKDGNWNLNGRIIARAGRPIERWTYLDIMKRTENPASVSMMKNFAAQLIKTGIPMSTDPVMPPHGKLFISRDEAMGSKLNNFFAWAQRENVQYIFIILPEKDSSGLYPRIKTLADCEYGIHTSLVLAKHMGQNGPSPQYAANVGLKVNLKMGGLNHKLKNDIGLLREGKTMVAGYDVTHPTNMPERKDGKEIPSLVGLVASIDKDVGQWPATSWEQSARQEILSDTLVEAFKSRLDLWARHNRSYPENIIIFRDGVSEGQFPQVLEQELPSIRKACAEKCGSKQPKLTIVVSVKRHQTRFYPTSATDMSKSGNVVNGTVVDRGITQARYWDFFLTAHHALKGTARPAHYTVLLDEIFRNKYKANAANELERLTHELCYLFGRATKAVSICPPAYYADIVCERARAHRPEIFDADDASSIASMSTTRGTNRQVHVNLKDSMYYI; from the exons ATGGCTGATAGAGGaggccggggcggccggggacggggcggcagcgaccgcGGCAGCGGACGTGGCCGCGGATCTGCTGAGAGAGGCCGCGGTCGAGGTGGCGGCTCCCGAGGGAGCTATCGCGGCGATAGCCCTGGCCTCGGATACGGCGGCGGAGATTCTGGTCGtggtcgcggcggaggctCTCGAGGGGCCTACCGCGGCGACAGCCCTGGACCTGGCTACGGCAGCGGAGActctggccgaggccgcggggGTTACTCCCGTGGAGGTGcccgtggcgggcgaggagggcgaggcggccgtgccGAAAACCCCGAACTCTCCAAGACATACAG CATGAACGGCACATACCCGTCACCCGATCCCAGCATCACCGCCATAGAAGACATGATCGTTAGCTCCCAGTCTGGATCCCTGACTGGCCTAACGTCGCAACTAGGAAAGGTGAGCCTTGAGTCCGGTCGCGCTGGTAGCTCCAGTAGCACTACCTCAACGGATTTGTTCCCTCTGCGGCCCGCGTTTGGCTCTACCGGTCGGCCTGTTAGCCTCTGGACAAACTACTTCCGGGTCAATGCCAACCCAACGGTGCTTTTCAGGTACCACCTTGAATTCGCTCAGGTTACGACCGAGACCACCGGCGACAATGCCCAGACAGAGTCGACCAAATCTGCTCGGGACGTTAAGGGTCGCAAGCTCTACCTggccgtcgaagccgcgcTCAAAACCCTACGAGGCACCGACAGATCTATTGTGCTCGCCACCGAGTATAAGAGCCAGCTCATCTCCCTCAAAAAGCTGGTCCTGGCCGAGAACCCTTTCCAGATCCGTCTACCAGTAGAGACGAGCCAGACAAAGGTCGACGTCATTGATGTTACCGTACATGGCCCGTCCGAAGCACCTTTGGATTCCTTGCTCGCTTATATGGCATCCATGCGCGACGGCCCCAATGACGGCATTTTCCCAAAATACCCAGACGCTGTCGATGCCCTCAATGTCATACTGGGTCACGGGCCGCGCTCTAAGTTGAATGATGTAGCGGCGGTTGGCAGCTCACGCTTTTTCCCCTTTGGTGCGAACAAGGCCACGGCCAGCCTCAACCACGATGGCCATCTGCTGATGGCGGCACGCGGCTTCTTCCAGTCAGCACGCATTGGCACGGGCCGGTTACTTCTCAACGCGAACGTGACACACGGCGTGTTCAGGGTATCTGGGAAGGTGGACAGGCTCTTTGAAGACCTTGAGCTGAGGCCTGTCATGACGAGTGATCGCTATGGGCTTCGTGTCATGAAGGCTGTCGGCAAGTTCATGCCCAAAACTCGCGTTTGGGCCGATTTCATGCTCTCCGACGGGAGGAAAGTGCGCAAGGCCAAGACGAtccacggcctcgtcgcggcaaCAGAGCTCACCAAGAAGGGCAAAGCAGCGGCCACCGAGAAACCACTCAAGTTCACGCGGAACTATGAATACCCGGGCCCCAAAGAGGTCGAGTTCTGGCTCGAGGTCAGCGGAAACGGACGCTACATCTCCGTTTACGACTACTTCCTGATGAAGTACAAGATGCAGCTCAAGGACCTGCCTCTCATTAACTTGGGCCGCGCAGACAAGCCGACGCTTTTTCCGGCCGAGATGATCGAGATACAGCCTGGTCAGTCGGTCAAGGCGAAGCTGACCATGAGtgagacgacggccatgcTGGACATTGCCTGCCGCACTCCGTACGCCAACGCGCTATCCatcagcggcgacgcccgcaacACGCTtgggctggacgacgagagcctcTCCAGCTTTGGCGTGTCCGTCGACAAGTCGCTCTTGACAGTACACGGGCGCGTCTTGAATATCCCCATGCTTTCGCTCATGACCGAGAAGAAGCGGGCCGACGAGTTCATGCCCAAGGACGGCAACTGGAACTTGAACGGAAGGATCATTGCTCGCGCCGGCCGTCCGATCGAGCGATGGACATATCTTGATATCATGAAGCGGACAGAAAACCCTGCATCTGTGAGCATGATGAAGAATTTCGCCGCGCAACTTATCAAGACCGGAATCCCCATGTCCACGGATCCCGTCATGCCGCCCCATGGCAAGCTTTTCATTTCTCGCGACGAGGCTATGGGCAGCAAGTTGAACAACTTCTTCGCTTGGGCACAAAGGGAGAACGTGCAGTacatcttcatcatcttACCGGAGAAGGACAGTTCTGGGCTCTACCCGCGAATCAAGACACTGGCAGACTGCGAATATGGCATTCACACCAGTCTCGTATTGGCCAAGCACATGGGTCAGAACGGGCCCAGCCCTCAGTATGCGGCCAATGTCGGGCTCAAGGTTAACCTAAAGATGGGCGGCCTGAACCACAAGCTCAAGAACGACATTGGCTTGCTGAGAGAAGGCAAAACAATGGTTGCCGGGTACGACGTGACACACCCGACCAACATGCCGGAGAGGAAGGATGGCAAGGAGATTCCGAGTCTGGTCGGTCTGGTGGCAAGCATCGACAAGGATGTCGGGCAGTGGCCTGCGACGTCGTGGGAGCAGTCAGCGAGGCAGGAGATTCTCAGCGACACGCTCGTGGAGGCCTTCAAATCCCGCCTCGACCTCTGGGCCCGACACAACCGATCCTATCCTGAGAACATCATAATCTTCCGCGATGGCGTTTCAGAAGGCCAGTTCCCGCAGGtgctcgagcaggagctcCCGTCGATCCGCAAAGCCTGCGCCGAGAAGTGCGGAAGCAAGCAGCCGAAGCTGACGATTGTTGTGTCGGTGAAACGCCATCAAACGCGCTTTTACCCAACGTCAGCCACCGACATGTCCAAGTCCGGAAATGTGGTAAACGGCACCGTGGTGGACCGTGGCATTACACAGGCTCGCTACTGGGATTTCTTCCTCACTGCCCACCATGCGCTGAAGGGCACCGCGCGGCCTGCGCATTATACGGTTCTGCTCGATGAGATCTTTCGCAACAAGTATaaggccaacgccgccaacgagctGGAACGGTTGACACACGAGCTCTGCTACCTGTTTGGCCGGGCCACGAAGGCGGTGAGCATCTGTCCTCCGGCGTACTATGCCGACATTGTCTGCGAACGGGCCCGCGCGCATCGGCCTGAGATATtcgacgcggacgacgcgTCGTCAATTGCGTCGATGTCGACTACTCGTGGCACGAACCGTCAAGTGCACGTCAATCTCAAGGACAGCATGTACTACATTTGA
- a CDS encoding uncharacterized protein (EggNog:ENOG503P1PE~MEROPS:MER0209971~COG:S), which produces MHSPPFAHSPIHSSTHSLIRTRPLVLTTRVSQELYEPLWDEFYHEAQRLGIRIRSIFIADAAWQGRSGILNEGKLGNDPGWNDYARDIIQLVNHFRPPPPLLAVGHSFGGNSLTNAALLHPRLFSVGLVLLDPVIGHYDYNPSTVRLSPAALSVNRRDVWPSRDEAAASFRRSKFYQAWDPRVLDRWIEFGLRDVAPAAATAATPVTLATTKHQEIFTFLRPSWPAFNADGSKVIHQERCPDLDDTLNPSVSNWPLYRAEGGNTMVRLPSVRPAVLYIIGGQSFTTQPDVVCERTAITGTGTGGSGGAAQSRVKQVTHPDHGHLIPMEAPAYCARHAAEWAKGELDRWWAEEKEYDEWTKKPLAEKTTVSDEYRRYLGVKDGNGTRTQPKPKI; this is translated from the exons atgcactCACCTCCATTCGCTCACTCACCCATTCATTCATCCACTCACTCGCTCATCCGCACACGTCCCCTTGTACTTACCACTCGTGTCTCCCAGGAGCTATATGAACCCCTGTGGGACGAGTTCTACCACGAAGCGCAGAGGCTCGGCATCCGCATCCGCAGCAtcttcatcgccgacgccgcgtgGCAGGGCCGCAGCGGCATCCTCAACGAGGGCAAGCTAGGCAATGACC ccgGCTGGAACGACTACGCCCGCGACATCATCCAGCTCGTCAACCACTTTCGCCCCCCACCGCCtcttctcgccgtcggccactCCTTCGGCGGAAACTCCctcaccaacgccgccctcctccacccgcgcctcttctccgtcggcctcgtcctcctcgacccCGTCATCGGCCACTACGACTACAACCCCTCCACCGTCCGCCTCAGTCCCGCCGCCCTCAGCGTCAACCGCCGCGACGTCTGGCCctcgcgcgacgaggccgccgcctcctttcGCAGGAGCAAATTCTATCAGGCCTGGGACccgcgcgtcctcgaccgcTGGATCGAATTCGGCCTGCGCGATGTCgcccccgctgctgctaccgccgccacgcccgtgACGCTCGCGACTACCAAGCACCAGGAAATCTTCACCTTCCTGCGCCCCAGCTGGCCCGCCTtcaacgccgacggctccAAGGTCATCCACCAAGAGCGCTGCCCGGACCTCGACGATACCCTCAACCCCTCCGTCTCCAACTGGCCGCTGtaccgcgccgagggcggcaacaCCATGGTCCGCCTGCCAAGCGTTCGCCCGGCCGTGCTCTACATCATTGGCGGGCAGAGCTTCACCACCCAGCCTGACGTCGTCTGCGAGCGCACTGCCATCAccggcacgggcacgggcggcagcgggggTGCCGCCCAGAGCCGCGTCAAGCAGGTGACGCACCCGGATCACGGACACTTGATTCCCATGGAGGCTCCGGCGTACTGCGCCAGGCATGCCGCCGAGtgggccaagggcgagctggaTCGTTGGTgggccgaggagaaggagtACGACGAGTGGACCAAAAAGCCCCTGGCTGAGAAGACGACAGTGAGCGACGAATACAGGCGGTATCTGGGTGTAAAAGATGGCAACGGGACAAGGACACAGCCGAAGCCAAAGATATAG
- a CDS encoding uncharacterized protein (EggNog:ENOG503P1PE~MEROPS:MER0209971~COG:S) translates to MTVCHPSFPHLSHQREANPDPSPQQLTALPTSPRPAGWNDYARDIIQLVNHFRPPPPLLAVGHSFGGNSLTNAALLHPRLFSVGLVLLDPVIGHYDYNPSTVRLSPAALSVNRRDVWPSRDEAAASFRRSKFYQAWDPRVLDRWIEFGLRDVAPAAATAATPVTLATTKHQEIFTFLRPSWPAFNADGSKVIHQERCPDLDDTLNPSVSNWPLYRAEGGNTMVRLPSVRPAVLYIIGGQSFTTQPDVVCERTAITGTGTGGSGGAAQSRVKQVTHPDHGHLIPMEAPAYCARHAAEWAKGELDRWWAEEKEYDEWTKKPLAEKTTVSDEYRRYLGVKDGNGTRTQPKPKI, encoded by the coding sequence ATGACCGTTTGTCACCCCAGCTTCCCCCACCTCTCTCATCAGAGGGAAGCAAATCCCGACCCTAGTCCTCAGCAGCTAACCGCCCTCCCTacctctcctcgtccagccgGCTGGAACGACTACGCCCGCGACATCATCCAGCTCGTCAACCACTTTCGCCCCCCACCGCCtcttctcgccgtcggccactCCTTCGGCGGAAACTCCctcaccaacgccgccctcctccacccgcgcctcttctccgtcggcctcgtcctcctcgacccCGTCATCGGCCACTACGACTACAACCCCTCCACCGTCCGCCTCAGTCCCGCCGCCCTCAGCGTCAACCGCCGCGACGTCTGGCCctcgcgcgacgaggccgccgcctcctttcGCAGGAGCAAATTCTATCAGGCCTGGGACccgcgcgtcctcgaccgcTGGATCGAATTCGGCCTGCGCGATGTCgcccccgctgctgctaccgccgccacgcccgtgACGCTCGCGACTACCAAGCACCAGGAAATCTTCACCTTCCTGCGCCCCAGCTGGCCCGCCTtcaacgccgacggctccAAGGTCATCCACCAAGAGCGCTGCCCGGACCTCGACGATACCCTCAACCCCTCCGTCTCCAACTGGCCGCTGtaccgcgccgagggcggcaacaCCATGGTCCGCCTGCCAAGCGTTCGCCCGGCCGTGCTCTACATCATTGGCGGGCAGAGCTTCACCACCCAGCCTGACGTCGTCTGCGAGCGCACTGCCATCAccggcacgggcacgggcggcagcgggggTGCCGCCCAGAGCCGCGTCAAGCAGGTGACGCACCCGGATCACGGACACTTGATTCCCATGGAGGCTCCGGCGTACTGCGCCAGGCATGCCGCCGAGtgggccaagggcgagctggaTCGTTGGTgggccgaggagaaggagtACGACGAGTGGACCAAAAAGCCCCTGGCTGAGAAGACGACAGTGAGCGACGAATACAGGCGGTATCTGGGTGTAAAAGATGGCAACGGGACAAGGACACAGCCGAAGCCAAAGATATAG
- a CDS encoding uncharacterized protein (SECRETED:SignalP(1-18~SECRETED:cutsite=VLA-TT~SECRETED:prob=0.4116)~MEROPS:MER0047718~EggNog:ENOG503NWUG~COG:O), translating to MLRSAFTSILLATSSVLATTATDIPPLDVVPDTYLIELKKGHQLPELIDSLKGLCVTVNSLDHKLFKAVSCKTNSTTEGPVNIEMLKGISAADNVSPVQTATFPVMPKGDWSGAIIDKNMPTRRDPATSESNDAYAPHIMAQVDQLHAEGINGTGIKVAILDSGIDYNHSDLGGCFGPGCLVSFGADLSGDPHSDSDAPEIPMDCMVPNGHGTGVAGVLAGRTNAFGFGGVAPGVSVGSYKVIDCHGKVRTDRVIEAINKAFDDGADIISITFELPIAWRYSPVAVAISRVVHSGTMCIVTAGNSGELGPFHSRALASANGAISAASVNNVVTPAFVPRYTFSTDNGPSSVFEFQSGPYGEWTAHPSYQLWSPSLEKGHDACSGLPEGSDFKFNNNTVFLITDSGKCSIADQAAQIKKAKGRYVLAYSEGSILEEMESLAFGTVPISVGKSWMKALLQGKSLTVTLDPTHALRVVPNEATGGAIDSKSSWGPDWELNIKPQVAAPGKDLPLARGTRDHALIESLLSCTARPLKYNDASQFFDQLAPPAQQGAGLLQAHAAVHTRARVMPPSISFKDLDTNRPALPVEITIISDAEGEVEYTLGYTPAITVYTMEKESLQPAQSPTPLEVVEGSHMQNTGRLVFSEDTVEIPPGQSATIKVWASHPEDLDAERLPLWSGYITVSGSDGSRMSIPYQGLAGSLRKHRVLQDEDVLVGTEVNYTSPISIRQATPEHVFRLPLGRPGRGEGPLIYFSPKMALRRVTIDIATRDGKDGVLTVFGRPRDFQLNWLGPGADYVWRWNGRLEDGRRAPTGTYYIVVRALRIFVDANDDDDYDVVKKRVAIAYY from the exons ATGTTGCGCTCCGCATTCACCAGTATTTTACTTGCGACGTCTTCGGTCTTAGCAACAACTGCTACTGATATTCCCCCTCTTGATGTCGTCCCCGATACCTATCTCATTGAGCTCAAGAAGGGACATCAGCTCCCGGAGCTGATTGACTCTCTCAAGGGGCTATGCGTTACAGTAAACAGCCTCGACCACAAGCTTTTCAAGGCCGTATCATGCAAGACAAACAGTACTACAGAAGGTCCGGTCAACATCGAAATGCTCAAAGGCATTAGTGCTGCAGACAACGTGTCGCCCGTACAAACAGCGACGTTTCCGGTCATGCCAAAGGGTGACTGGTCCGGTgccatcatcgacaagaACATGCCAACACGGCGAGACCCTGCCACCTCTGAAAGCAATGACGCGTATGCGCCTCATATCATGGCGCAAGTCGACCAGCTCCACGCTGAAGGAATCAACGGGACTGGTATCAAAGTCGCCATCCTTGACTCGGGC ATTGACTACAACCATTCAGATCTTGGCGGCTGTTTCGGCCCTGGCTGCCTGGTATCCTTCGGTGCGGACTTGAGCGGAGATCCGCATAGTGACAGCGACGCGCCAGAGATTCCGATGGATTGCATGGTACCCAATGGACACGGAACTGGTGTTgccggcgtcttggccggcCGGACCAACGCCTTTGGGTTCGGTGGCGTTGCTCCAGGCGTCTCGGTCGGCTCATATAAAGTCATCGACTGCCACGGTAAAGTTCGTACCGATAGGGTGATCGAGGCCATCAACAAAGCctttgacgacggcgccgacattATATCCATCACTTTCGAGCTCCCAATCGCTTGGAGGTACTcacccgtcgccgtcgccatctccCGTGTCGTCCACTCCGGTACGATGTGCATCGTGACCGCCGGAAACTCGGGGGAGCTCGGTCCCTTCCACAGCCGCGCCCTTGCGAGCGCCAACGGGGCGATATCTGCTGCCTCCGTCAACAACGTTGTGACACCAGCGTTTGTACCGAGATATACATTTTCAACAGATAATGGGCCGTCGTCTGTGTTTGAATTTCAGTCCGGTCCCTACGGTGAATGGACTGCCCATCCGTCCTATCAGCTCTGGTCGCCGAGTCTCGAGAAAGGGCACGACGCGTGTTCTGGGCTCCCGGAGGGATCTGATTTCAAgttcaacaacaacaccgtGTTTCTTATCACTGACAGCGGCAAATGTTCCATCGCAGACCAGGCTGCACAGATTAAAAAAGCAAAAGGACGATACGTTTTGGCTTATAGCGAAGGCTCGATCCTGGAGGAAATGGAGTCACTGGCGTTTGGAACTGTGCCCATCAGTGTAGGCAAATCCTGGATGAAAGCCCTCCTCCAAGGGAAGAGCCTCACGGTGACGCTAGATCCCACACACGCCTTGAGGGTAGTGCCCAATGAGGCGACTGGTGGTGCCATTGATAGCAAAAGCTCCTGGGGGCCCGACTGGGAGCTGAACATCAAACCTCAAGTTGCCGCGCCTGGAAAAGACCTGCCGTTG GCTCGTGGCACCCGCGACCATGCTCTCATCGAGAGTCTACTGTCGTGTACCGCAAGACCCTTGAAATACAATGACGCCAGCCAGTTTTTCGACCAGCTAGCTCCTCCTGCGCAACAAGGGGCTGGACTGTTACAAGCTCACGCCGCAGTGCACACCCGTGCGAGGGTCATGCCCCCTAGCATTTCTTTCAAAGACCTCGACACGAACAGGCCGGCGCTACCGGTAGAAATAACTATCATCAGCGATGCCGAAGGCGAAGTCGAATACACACTAGGTTATACTCCCGCGATTACAGTATACACCATGGAAAAGGAGTCGCTTCAGCCCGCGCAGTCCCCTACGCCCCtagaggtggtggagggcagCCACATGCAGAACACTGGGAGACTGGTCTTTAGTGAGGACACGGTCGAAATACCCCCTGGTCAATCCGCCACCATCAAGGTTTGGGCCTCTCACCCGGAAGACCTTGATGCAGAGCGCCTTCCGCTCTGGTCTGGTTATATCACCGTCAGCGGATCCGACGGCTCAAGAATGTCCATCCCCTATCAAGGCCTGGCGGGCTCCCTTCGCAAGCACCGTGTCCTGCAGGACGAGGATGTCCTTGTCGGAACTGAAGTCAACTACACGTCCCCTATAAGCATCCGGCAAGCTACCCCCGAGCATGTGTTTAGACTGCCATTGGGACGTCCTGGCCGTGGAGAGGGGCCACTTATTTACTTCTCGCCGAAAATGGCGTTGAGACGTGTGACCATTGACATTGCGACACGCGATGGTAAAGACGGTGTCCTGACAGTCTTTGGTCGACCTCGAGACTTTCAACTCAACTGGCTGGGGCCGGGGGCAGATTATGTATGGAGATGGAATGGACGCCTTGAAGATGGACGAAGGGCTCCCACGGGCACCTATTATATCGTTGTCCGCGCGTTAAGGATTTTCGTCGatgccaacgacgacgacgattaTGATGTGGTAAAGAAGAGAGTGGCCATTGCATATTATTGA
- a CDS encoding uncharacterized protein (EggNog:ENOG503P21T), translating into MAASQVTFLTGAPPPSRVDNASCTVTKLDKAYDILLGLEHTRTGDDAQTSSHAVWRSLPLRRQPLHTGFSQVHDVQHTQFRESAGFFTTADVSFADSSHLASAREDVEDVLTQFCEQALAEHTSIMSSQPDDSFMSEEETSFLTTTSSADRTNHDTMRPPPPVPSHLSDLEDVPPAKQILALQPQTVTLNLIIGVISIAQPRTVTTRWGTTLSLVEVLVGDETTAGFAVTFWIASDSDRNAGVLQLQRQDVVLMENVALHVFRGKVYGQSLRKGLTRVNLLWRRDGSGYYSTRSLSKNRTTAARPQQEKTALVKDWVLRFVGRDPTRTTRSSVRKSWDMPPDDSQ; encoded by the coding sequence ATGGCGGCATCCCAGGTAACATTCCTCACTGGAGCCCCTCCACCGTCCAGAGTGGACAACGCATCGTGCACCGTGACAAAACTGGACAAGGCCTATGATAtcctcctcgggcttgaACACACGCGcaccggcgacgacgcacaaACTTCTTCCCACGCCGTCTGGCGCTCCCTGCCTTTAAGGAGACAGCCTCTGCACACCGGATTCAGCCAAGTTCACGATGTCCAGCACACGCAATTCCGTGAAAGCGCCGGCTTCTTCACCACGGCAGACGTGTCTTTTGCGGATTCGTCACACCTGGCCTCCGCAcgcgaggacgtcgaggatgtCTTGACACAGTTCTGCGAGCAGGCTTTGGCCGAGCACACGTCCATCATGTCTTCGCAGCCCGACGACAGCTTCATGTCCGAGGAGGAGACTTCCTTCTTGACGACtacgtcgtcggccgacaGGACCAACCATGACAcgatgaggccgccgcctcctgtGCCGTCGCATCTATCTGACCTTGAGGacgtcccgcccgccaagCAGATCCTCGCGTTGCAGCCCCAGACGGTGACCCTCAACCTCATCATCGGTGTCATCTCCATTGCCCAGCCACGCACCGTCACCACGCGCTGGGGCACTACGCTCTCGCTGGTTGAGGTGCTCGTCGGAGACGAGACCACGGCCGGCTTTGCAGTCACCTTTTGGATCGCCAGCGATTCCGACCGCAACGCCGGAGTGctccagctgcagcggcaggaCGTGGTCCTGATGGAGAACGTCGCCCTGCACGTGTTTCGCGGCAAAGTCTACGGCCAAAGCCTGCGCAAGGGCCTGACGAGGGTCAACCTCCTCTGGCGCCGTGACGGGAGCGGTTACTACTCCACGAGGAGCCTCTCCAAGAATCGAACCactgcggcgcgcccgcagcagGAAAAGACGGCGCTGGTCAAGGACTGGGTCTTGCGATTTGTGGGACGAGAcccgacaaggacgacaaggagcAGCGTGCGAAAGTCGTGGGACATGCCCCCTGATGACTCGCAATGA